The following proteins are co-located in the Cryptosporangium phraense genome:
- a CDS encoding pyridoxal phosphate-dependent decarboxylase family protein, which produces MSLPKQGAAADEVLAALSELRAADLPTHGGRTWAYVYDSGLDGLDALAHRAAEAVTGLNGLDPTVFPSLLAMENEVVGAAASLLGGGPETVGTVTSGGTESILLAVKAARDAHPEIDRPELVAPVTAHAAFAKAAEYFRVALVPVPVDPATFRPSPADVAAAITDRTVLVVASAPSYAHGVIDPVVEIAAAASARGVRCHVDACIGGWVLPFWRRLGVRLPEFDLSVPGVTSLSVDLHKYAYAPKGTSVLLHRDASLRRTQYFAFADWPGYSMINATVQSTKSAAPLAAAWAVLRHLGDEGYLDLASATLDATRALVAGVSSVEGLRVLGPPEASLVAFGSTGPDLFVVADELTERGWYVQPQFALGELPMNLHLTVTAASASKIAPFLGDLRDAVAAARAHGPVVVDGGVVEWLRGLDPSTLTSEEFGGLLAGAGLGGGEGFVLPARMAEINALLAAAPPRLRERLLIEFFGLLYTP; this is translated from the coding sequence ATGAGCCTTCCGAAGCAGGGTGCGGCGGCCGACGAGGTCCTGGCCGCGCTCTCCGAGCTGCGCGCTGCCGACCTGCCGACGCACGGCGGGCGGACGTGGGCGTACGTCTACGACTCGGGGCTCGACGGGCTCGACGCGCTGGCGCACCGGGCGGCCGAGGCGGTCACCGGGCTGAACGGGCTGGACCCGACCGTGTTCCCGTCGCTGCTTGCAATGGAGAACGAGGTCGTGGGCGCGGCCGCGTCGCTGCTCGGCGGCGGCCCGGAGACGGTCGGCACGGTCACGTCCGGTGGTACCGAGTCGATCCTGCTCGCGGTCAAGGCGGCCCGGGACGCGCACCCGGAGATCGACCGTCCGGAGCTGGTGGCGCCGGTGACCGCCCATGCGGCGTTCGCGAAGGCGGCCGAGTACTTCCGGGTCGCGCTGGTTCCGGTGCCGGTGGATCCGGCGACGTTCCGGCCGTCGCCGGCCGACGTGGCCGCGGCGATCACCGACCGGACCGTGCTCGTGGTGGCGAGCGCCCCGTCGTACGCGCACGGGGTGATCGATCCGGTGGTGGAGATCGCGGCGGCTGCGTCGGCGCGGGGTGTTCGGTGTCATGTGGACGCGTGCATCGGGGGGTGGGTGCTGCCGTTCTGGCGCCGGCTGGGCGTCCGACTACCGGAGTTCGACCTGTCGGTGCCGGGCGTCACGAGCCTCTCGGTGGACCTGCACAAGTACGCGTACGCCCCGAAGGGGACGTCGGTGCTGCTGCACCGGGACGCGTCGCTGCGGAGGACGCAGTACTTCGCGTTCGCGGACTGGCCGGGCTACTCGATGATCAACGCCACCGTGCAGTCGACGAAGTCGGCGGCGCCGCTCGCGGCGGCCTGGGCGGTGCTGCGTCACCTCGGCGACGAGGGGTATCTCGACCTGGCCTCCGCCACGCTGGACGCGACCCGGGCGCTCGTCGCCGGAGTCTCGTCGGTGGAAGGCTTGCGGGTGCTCGGGCCGCCGGAGGCGAGCCTGGTCGCGTTCGGGTCGACCGGGCCGGATCTGTTCGTGGTGGCGGACGAGCTCACCGAGCGGGGCTGGTACGTGCAGCCGCAGTTCGCGCTGGGGGAGCTGCCGATGAACCTGCATCTCACGGTGACCGCGGCGAGTGCGTCGAAGATCGCGCCGTTCCTGGGGGATCTGCGGGACGCGGTGGCGGCGGCTCGGGCGCATGGGCCGGTGGTGGTGGATGGTGGGGTTGTGGAGTGGTTGCGGGGGCTCGATCCGTCGACGTTGACGTCCGAGGAGTTCGGGGGGTTGTTGGCGGGGGCCGGCCTCGGCGGCGGCGAGGGTTTTGTTCTTCCGGCGCGGATGGCCGAGATCAATGCCCTGTTGGCCGCGGCCCCGCCACGCTTGCGTGAACGCCTACTGATCGAGTTCTTCGGCCTCCTCTACACCCCGTAG
- a CDS encoding PIN domain-containing protein has protein sequence MLDTNVASDLFVRRTLPRQVSEALRGASTAITFVTVGELTKWTDLRNWGSARRNQLEGWLSRHEHLEPDDAVAVTWGHLAAAAIRRGRKVSENDTWIAACCLVDGVPLATLNMKDFVGFARYHGLDLRGVEEAEELDQ, from the coding sequence GTGCTCGACACGAACGTGGCCTCAGATTTGTTCGTCCGGCGGACGTTGCCCCGGCAGGTGAGCGAAGCGCTGAGAGGAGCGAGCACCGCAATCACGTTCGTCACCGTCGGCGAACTGACCAAATGGACCGATCTGCGTAACTGGGGCTCGGCCCGACGGAACCAACTCGAAGGCTGGCTGTCCCGGCACGAGCACCTCGAGCCTGATGACGCCGTCGCCGTCACCTGGGGGCACCTGGCGGCCGCAGCCATTCGCCGAGGTCGCAAGGTATCCGAGAACGACACGTGGATTGCTGCGTGTTGTCTGGTCGACGGGGTGCCGCTGGCGACGCTCAACATGAAGGACTTCGTTGGCTTCGCCCGGTACCACGGCCTCGACCTACGGGGTGTAGAGGAGGCCGAAGAACTCGATCAGTAG
- a CDS encoding Clp protease N-terminal domain-containing protein translates to MFERFTEDARALVLEAREQARQLHHPLIGTEHLLLAMLASDSAGAGVVLREAGLDYDRVRTDLKRQVGETGRVLTDDDAEALKSIGIDLDAVLASVDRTLGPTSWSTPAPEEKKGLFRRSGSSRFAPRSKKVLELALREAIHLKAGEINSEYILLGLIREGEGLGAKLIVGADVKLDDLRQATIEHLNKAA, encoded by the coding sequence ATGTTCGAACGATTCACCGAGGACGCCCGCGCACTGGTCCTCGAAGCCCGAGAACAGGCCCGCCAACTCCACCACCCGCTGATCGGCACCGAGCACCTCCTGCTGGCGATGCTGGCCAGCGACAGCGCGGGCGCGGGCGTCGTACTCCGCGAAGCGGGCCTGGATTACGACCGCGTCCGCACCGACCTGAAGCGCCAGGTCGGCGAGACCGGCCGCGTCCTGACCGACGACGACGCCGAGGCGCTCAAGTCGATCGGCATCGACCTCGACGCGGTGCTGGCCAGCGTCGACCGGACGCTCGGCCCCACGTCCTGGTCGACGCCGGCCCCGGAGGAGAAGAAGGGCCTGTTCCGGCGCTCCGGCAGCAGCCGGTTCGCGCCCCGCTCCAAGAAGGTGCTCGAGCTCGCGCTCCGCGAGGCCATCCACCTCAAGGCCGGCGAAATCAACAGCGAGTACATCCTGCTCGGGCTGATCCGCGAGGGCGAGGGCCTCGGCGCCAAACTGATCGTCGGCGCCGACGTCAAGCTCGACGACCTTCGTCAGGCCACGATCGAGCACCTGAACAAGGCCGCCTGA
- a CDS encoding helix-turn-helix domain-containing protein — translation MSEATELAAAASSGDARVGLRAVRALRRLAETLEAVQVENARRAGWSWQEIAEVLEVSKQAVHKKYARRDPGPRKEH, via the coding sequence ATGAGTGAAGCGACGGAGCTGGCTGCGGCGGCCAGCAGCGGGGACGCTCGGGTCGGGCTGCGGGCCGTCCGGGCCCTCCGCCGGCTGGCCGAGACGCTGGAAGCCGTGCAAGTCGAGAACGCCCGCCGTGCGGGCTGGTCCTGGCAGGAAATCGCCGAGGTCCTCGAAGTCAGCAAACAGGCCGTGCACAAGAAGTACGCCCGCCGTGACCCCGGCCCCCGAAAGGAGCACTGA